The following coding sequences lie in one Pontibacter sp. G13 genomic window:
- a CDS encoding sodium:proton antiporter — MKPSTYGFLCFLIFTVLFSWTPQTAFAQHEPDSQEQTTEEHHSADQHDGEHDDAHAHAGEEHHEQPALWSIIPFITLLILIATGPVFFEHFWHKNYKFIAPLLGMITLIYYLVALPHAHEPVHALAEYISFIALLAPLYIASGGILIQIDREGKPWVNVLLLLIGAAISNIIGTTGASMLLIRPFIRLNRDRLKPYHIIFFIFMVSNVGGSLTPIGDPPLFLGFLKGVPFEWTLVNVLPEWGFALACLALIFFIVDSRNKSDLDQVETVYSNKVVLRGTRNFFWLAIIVAAVFLDPNVFDWVPAIEYHGAKYSFLREIIQLSAGAASYFMADKSALRGNEFTFEPINEVVFLFLGIFFSMMPALQLIGEFAASDAGKEFFTVDSIYWITGSLSGFLDNAPTYLNFLSAALAKFDMSVSNIADVKAFAAGSTDIVTKEYLRAISIAAVFFGAFTYIGNGPNFMVKSIAEERGVQMPSFFGYIIRYSLIVLAPILFLTWLIFI; from the coding sequence ATGAAACCTTCAACATACGGCTTCCTTTGCTTTCTGATCTTCACGGTCTTGTTTTCGTGGACACCGCAAACTGCCTTCGCGCAGCACGAGCCCGATTCGCAAGAACAAACCACCGAAGAGCACCATTCTGCCGACCAGCATGACGGCGAACATGATGACGCTCACGCCCACGCCGGCGAAGAACATCACGAACAACCCGCGCTTTGGTCCATCATCCCCTTTATCACCCTCCTGATCTTGATTGCCACTGGGCCCGTCTTTTTCGAGCACTTCTGGCACAAGAACTATAAATTCATCGCCCCGCTGCTGGGCATGATCACGCTGATATACTATCTGGTCGCCTTGCCGCATGCGCATGAGCCTGTCCACGCACTGGCGGAGTACATCTCCTTCATTGCGCTGCTGGCACCGCTCTACATCGCCTCTGGTGGGATTTTGATCCAGATCGACCGCGAAGGAAAGCCTTGGGTCAACGTCCTGTTGCTGCTAATCGGAGCGGCGATCTCCAACATCATCGGTACCACAGGTGCTTCGATGTTGCTGATTCGCCCATTCATCCGATTGAATCGCGACCGCCTCAAGCCCTACCACATCATCTTCTTCATCTTCATGGTGAGTAATGTGGGCGGTTCCTTGACGCCAATCGGTGACCCACCCCTCTTCCTTGGATTCCTGAAAGGGGTACCGTTTGAGTGGACCCTCGTGAATGTCCTCCCTGAGTGGGGATTTGCGCTGGCCTGCTTGGCCTTGATCTTCTTCATCGTGGACTCCCGCAACAAGTCGGACCTCGACCAAGTGGAGACGGTATACTCCAACAAAGTCGTACTGCGAGGAACGCGGAACTTCTTCTGGCTGGCGATCATCGTCGCTGCGGTATTCCTCGATCCGAACGTATTTGACTGGGTGCCTGCCATCGAATATCACGGTGCCAAATACTCCTTCCTGCGTGAGATAATCCAATTGAGTGCTGGAGCGGCGTCCTACTTCATGGCCGACAAATCCGCGCTCCGCGGGAATGAGTTCACCTTCGAGCCAATCAATGAGGTTGTATTCCTCTTCTTGGGGATCTTCTTCTCCATGATGCCTGCGCTCCAACTGATCGGAGAATTTGCCGCGTCCGACGCCGGCAAGGAATTCTTCACCGTGGATAGCATCTACTGGATCACTGGATCGCTCTCAGGATTCTTGGACAATGCGCCTACCTATCTGAACTTCCTATCGGCAGCCTTGGCCAAATTTGATATGAGCGTGAGCAACATTGCCGATGTGAAAGCATTTGCCGCAGGTTCAACAGATATCGTCACCAAAGAGTATCTCCGCGCCATTTCGATCGCCGCTGTATTCTTCGGCGCATTCACCTACATCGGCAACGGACCTAACTTCATGGTGAAGTCCATCGCCGAGGAGCGCGGGGTACAGATGCCAAGCTTCTTTGGATACATCATCCGATACAGTTTGATCGTATTGGCTCCGATCCTCTTCCTGACTTGGTTGATCTTCATCTAG
- a CDS encoding AsmA-like C-terminal region-containing protein, with amino-acid sequence MKKALRVIGIVLILFVGILAVAPFLFQDQIKQWVNAQIDEQLVADVYYGDLSLSFLRNFPKARVQIDDFGIVGQEAFAGDTLASGQSFTLLLNLPELISGGGINIERIILNRPRIQAIVLEDGTANWDIMKPTEEEVPTEETDDSDMTISLKGYELNDAYIRYADASLPMELTLDGMDHAGTGDFTLTTFVLKTVSEIERLMVSYDGITYFRNAKGHAIADIELDLSQGVKMTFLENEFEVNAFPLKLDGWMDLPDGSDDILMDLTYETPQADFKSLLSLVPGIYTADFADIQTDGTLRFDGFAKGTYNETQLPAFGLNAQVDNAWFQYPDLPDRVSNINLDVDVHNVDGDLEHTEVLLKRFHAEFGDNPLDAKLSMKGLEVIDLDGAVEADLDLHSLTTLFPMEGQEIKGQFGIHATFAGVYDEAANRFPKVNAKMNLDNGYVKSDTFNTELKDLHFHASLIDEDGNLETATFDMPDFHIELGGESLDGSVHVDNLSDPHYRLTAQGALDLEKLMQIYPIEGMDITGRLVVKDFETAGTYAAIEAENYLALPTHGQVVVDNLTYSDVELPETVTVKHGEATFTPEALTLKDVSGTLGSSDYAVDGELQNYLAYALMDDQELRGRMSLNSNRLDLNEWMVETETEGAESETPEEVPMETIPVPANLDLDFQANLQEVIFEDLTLNNVQGNMEVANQALNMEEVSFGMLGSRVSMNGVYATEEPRTPRYSFYLNVADLGISDAFQHFSTIQSFAPALEFVEGIVNTELGISGRLQHDMSPIMEEVNSAGKFELLNGSLKETKLITAISEKTKLKNIAPMALKDLIGAFTIQDGWLNLAPLKIQSGARKFTLSGKQSLTGTLDYQMNIEVPSGAADQTAISALSQLSGVALKTSDQVEVNLNIGGTVKKPKVTGAGGGTAGEVGSQLQDAAEDKLSGALGTDVELDRDSIRDQVNNASEQLKDSARQAAEQIKQQAQDSARAAAEDLKDQAQEQAQDAVEEVLGEEATEQLENLKSLFGKKKKKKEGN; translated from the coding sequence ATGAAAAAAGCCCTTCGAGTAATCGGCATCGTTCTGATCCTCTTCGTGGGAATATTGGCAGTCGCCCCCTTCCTCTTTCAGGATCAAATCAAACAATGGGTCAATGCCCAAATCGACGAGCAGCTGGTCGCAGATGTGTACTATGGCGATCTGAGCCTCTCGTTTTTGCGAAACTTCCCCAAAGCCCGCGTACAGATCGACGATTTCGGCATCGTGGGACAGGAAGCATTTGCGGGAGATACCCTTGCTTCCGGACAATCCTTCACCTTGTTGCTCAACCTCCCAGAACTGATTTCGGGAGGTGGTATCAATATCGAGCGCATCATTTTGAATCGGCCACGCATTCAGGCCATTGTGCTGGAAGACGGCACCGCCAACTGGGACATCATGAAACCCACCGAGGAGGAAGTCCCTACCGAAGAGACCGATGACAGCGACATGACCATCTCGCTCAAAGGATATGAGCTCAATGACGCCTACATCCGGTATGCCGACGCCAGCCTGCCGATGGAGCTGACGCTGGATGGCATGGACCACGCTGGAACGGGAGATTTCACGTTGACCACCTTTGTGCTGAAGACCGTTTCGGAGATCGAGCGGCTGATGGTCTCGTATGACGGCATCACCTATTTCCGCAATGCCAAGGGTCACGCCATTGCCGATATCGAGTTGGATCTCTCCCAAGGCGTGAAGATGACCTTTCTAGAGAATGAATTCGAGGTCAATGCATTTCCGCTCAAGCTCGACGGATGGATGGACCTGCCGGATGGGTCGGATGATATTCTGATGGACCTCACCTACGAGACTCCACAGGCTGATTTCAAGAGCTTGCTTTCCCTTGTGCCGGGGATCTACACCGCAGATTTTGCCGACATCCAAACCGATGGAACGCTGCGTTTCGATGGATTTGCCAAGGGGACCTACAACGAGACCCAACTACCGGCATTTGGGCTGAACGCGCAGGTAGACAATGCGTGGTTCCAATATCCCGATCTGCCAGATCGCGTCTCCAACATCAACCTAGATGTAGATGTCCACAATGTCGATGGCGATCTCGAACATACCGAAGTGTTGCTGAAGCGATTCCATGCAGAGTTTGGCGACAATCCCCTAGATGCCAAGCTGTCCATGAAGGGGCTGGAAGTGATCGATCTGGACGGTGCTGTCGAGGCGGATCTCGATCTTCACAGCCTGACCACGCTATTCCCGATGGAAGGACAGGAGATCAAAGGGCAATTTGGGATTCATGCGACCTTCGCCGGGGTATACGACGAAGCCGCCAATCGCTTTCCCAAGGTCAATGCCAAGATGAATCTCGACAATGGCTATGTGAAGAGCGACACCTTCAACACCGAGCTCAAGGACTTGCATTTCCATGCCTCGCTCATCGACGAGGACGGAAATCTAGAGACAGCGACCTTTGACATGCCTGATTTCCATATCGAATTGGGTGGAGAATCGCTCGATGGATCTGTCCATGTCGATAATCTCAGCGACCCGCACTATCGCTTGACGGCCCAAGGCGCGCTCGATCTGGAAAAGCTCATGCAGATCTATCCAATCGAGGGCATGGATATCACCGGACGTCTGGTGGTCAAGGACTTTGAGACAGCAGGCACCTATGCGGCTATCGAGGCCGAAAACTATCTGGCCCTGCCTACCCACGGCCAAGTCGTCGTGGACAACCTGACCTACTCCGATGTGGAGCTTCCCGAGACCGTAACCGTCAAACATGGAGAAGCCACCTTCACGCCTGAGGCACTGACCCTCAAGGATGTTTCGGGGACCTTGGGCAGTAGCGACTATGCCGTGGATGGCGAATTGCAGAATTACCTCGCCTATGCGCTGATGGATGACCAGGAGCTACGAGGTCGCATGAGCCTGAATTCCAACAGACTGGATCTCAACGAGTGGATGGTGGAGACCGAAACAGAAGGCGCAGAAAGTGAAACTCCGGAGGAAGTGCCGATGGAGACCATTCCCGTGCCAGCCAATCTGGACCTCGACTTTCAGGCCAATCTCCAAGAGGTGATCTTTGAAGACCTGACTCTCAACAATGTGCAGGGCAATATGGAGGTCGCCAATCAGGCCCTCAACATGGAAGAAGTCTCCTTTGGGATGCTCGGAAGCCGCGTTTCCATGAATGGTGTCTACGCCACCGAGGAACCCCGGACTCCGCGCTATTCCTTCTATCTCAACGTAGCGGACTTGGGGATCAGCGATGCCTTCCAGCATTTCTCGACGATCCAATCCTTTGCGCCTGCCTTGGAATTCGTAGAGGGAATCGTCAATACCGAATTGGGCATTTCCGGTCGGCTTCAGCATGACATGAGCCCGATCATGGAAGAAGTGAACAGTGCCGGAAAATTTGAATTGCTCAATGGATCGCTCAAGGAGACCAAGCTCATCACAGCCATCAGCGAGAAAACCAAGCTCAAGAATATTGCCCCGATGGCGCTCAAGGACTTGATAGGCGCATTCACGATTCAGGATGGATGGTTGAATCTCGCACCGCTGAAGATCCAGTCAGGCGCCCGCAAATTCACCCTGAGCGGCAAGCAATCCCTCACAGGCACCCTCGACTATCAGATGAACATCGAAGTACCGAGCGGAGCAGCCGATCAAACTGCGATTTCTGCCTTGTCCCAATTGTCAGGGGTAGCCCTAAAAACCAGCGATCAGGTGGAAGTCAATCTCAACATCGGCGGAACGGTGAAAAAGCCCAAAGTCACAGGAGCAGGCGGCGGAACTGCCGGAGAGGTCGGTTCTCAGCTTCAGGATGCTGCGGAGGACAAACTGAGTGGCGCATTGGGGACAGATGTCGAATTGGATCGCGATTCCATCCGAGATCAAGTGAATAATGCTTCCGAGCAGCTCAAGGACTCTGCCCGTCAAGCTGCCGAGCAAATCAAGCAACAAGCACAGGATTCAGCCCGTGCTGCCGCTGAAGATCTCAAGGATCAGGCGCAGGAGCAGGCACAGGATGCTGTCGAGGAAGTATTGGGAGAAGAAGCCACCGAGCAGCTGGAAAACTTGAAGTCACTTTTCGGGAAAAAGAAGAAGAAAAAGGAGGGAAATTAG
- the gyrB gene encoding DNA topoisomerase (ATP-hydrolyzing) subunit B, giving the protein MSEIEKPAGEYSASNIQVLEGIEHVRKRPAMYIGDVGERGLHHLVYEVVDNSIDEAMAGFAKNIWVTIFEDNSIGVRDDGRGIPVGIHEKEGLSALELVMTRLGAGGKFDKNTYKVSGGLHGVGVSCVNALSTKCDVKVYREGKIHAQGYEKGKSLGPVEVIGTTDERGTETHFWPDQTIFTASEYKFETLASRLRELAYLNRGVRITLVDRREPLTEEELNKPENKDLTYLTKTFYSEGGLAEFVQFLDGGRNPLHEEPIYFQGIDKENTTPVEIAIQYNSSYYENIHSYVNNINTHEGGTHVSGFKKALTRTLKSYAENEGLLKKVKFNITGDDFREGLTCVISVKVAEPQFEGQTKTKLGNNEVSGIVESIVGASLKEYLEENPQTAKNIISKVLIAAEARHAAKKARDAVQKRTASIGGGLPGKLANCSSRKAEECEIFLVEGDSAGGSAKQARDRKFQAILPLRGKILNVEKAHPSRIYENEEIKNIVLALGISGIGPNEELNLEKLRYHKVIIMTDADIDGSHIRTLLLTLFYRNMQTLIEAGHVYIAQPPLYQVKVGKQRRYCWTEADRLNAIEEMAKGDESKVTIQRYKGLGEMNPEQLWETTMDLDRRTLQKVSIESAADADHLFSTLMGDEVAPRREFIERNAKYANIDA; this is encoded by the coding sequence ATGAGCGAAATCGAAAAGCCAGCAGGCGAATATTCCGCAAGTAATATCCAAGTGTTGGAGGGAATCGAGCACGTCCGCAAACGTCCGGCGATGTATATCGGCGATGTAGGCGAACGTGGATTGCATCACTTGGTGTATGAGGTCGTCGACAACTCGATCGACGAGGCGATGGCAGGATTCGCCAAAAATATCTGGGTCACCATTTTCGAGGACAATTCTATCGGCGTACGCGACGATGGGCGCGGCATTCCGGTGGGCATTCACGAGAAGGAAGGCCTCTCAGCATTGGAGCTGGTCATGACCCGTCTCGGAGCAGGGGGTAAATTCGACAAAAACACCTACAAAGTTTCTGGTGGTCTACACGGTGTCGGGGTATCCTGTGTGAACGCACTGTCCACCAAATGCGACGTCAAAGTCTATCGCGAGGGCAAAATCCACGCCCAAGGGTATGAAAAGGGCAAATCCCTCGGTCCAGTGGAAGTCATCGGCACCACCGATGAACGCGGTACCGAAACCCACTTCTGGCCTGACCAGACCATCTTTACCGCTAGCGAATATAAATTCGAGACCCTCGCATCTCGTCTCCGTGAATTGGCTTACCTCAACCGTGGGGTGCGGATCACCCTCGTGGACCGTCGCGAACCTCTCACTGAGGAAGAGCTCAACAAACCAGAAAACAAGGACCTCACCTATCTCACCAAGACCTTCTACTCCGAAGGAGGATTGGCGGAATTTGTGCAGTTCCTCGATGGTGGACGCAATCCTCTCCACGAAGAGCCTATCTACTTCCAAGGGATCGACAAGGAGAATACCACGCCCGTGGAGATCGCCATCCAATACAATTCTTCTTACTACGAAAACATCCACTCCTACGTCAACAACATCAACACGCACGAAGGAGGAACCCACGTTTCTGGATTCAAAAAGGCCCTCACTCGGACCTTGAAATCCTATGCGGAGAATGAAGGATTGCTCAAGAAAGTCAAGTTCAACATTACGGGAGATGACTTCCGCGAAGGGTTGACTTGCGTCATTTCCGTCAAAGTCGCCGAACCTCAATTCGAAGGCCAGACCAAGACCAAACTCGGAAACAACGAAGTATCCGGTATCGTGGAATCCATCGTGGGCGCTTCCCTCAAGGAATACCTCGAAGAGAATCCTCAGACCGCCAAAAATATCATTTCCAAGGTACTCATCGCCGCCGAAGCGCGTCACGCAGCCAAGAAAGCGAGGGATGCCGTCCAAAAACGTACTGCCTCCATCGGTGGCGGACTCCCCGGAAAACTCGCCAACTGCTCCAGCCGCAAAGCTGAAGAATGCGAAATCTTCCTGGTGGAGGGTGACTCCGCCGGCGGTAGTGCCAAGCAGGCACGAGACCGGAAGTTTCAGGCGATCCTCCCATTGCGGGGTAAGATCCTGAATGTCGAGAAGGCACACCCTTCCCGCATCTACGAGAATGAGGAGATCAAAAACATCGTCCTGGCACTCGGTATCTCCGGCATCGGACCCAATGAGGAACTCAACCTCGAAAAACTCCGGTACCACAAGGTGATCATCATGACGGATGCCGATATCGATGGGAGCCACATCCGCACATTGCTCCTGACGCTGTTCTACCGCAATATGCAGACGCTCATCGAGGCTGGCCACGTCTATATCGCTCAGCCGCCGCTCTACCAAGTCAAGGTGGGCAAGCAACGCCGCTATTGCTGGACCGAGGCCGATCGCCTGAATGCCATCGAAGAAATGGCCAAAGGAGATGAATCCAAAGTCACCATCCAGCGATACAAGGGTCTGGGTGAGATGAACCCCGAGCAGCTGTGGGAAACGACCATGGACCTCGATCGCCGGACTTTGCAGAAGGTGAGCATCGAGAGCGCCGCGGATGCAGACCATCTCTTCTCCACACTCATGGGAGATGAAGTTGCTCCTCGCCGTGAGTTCATCGAACGAAACGCCAAATACGCGAATATCGACGCCTAA
- a CDS encoding serine hydrolase domain-containing protein, producing MSVKLKAKHLWMVLLLLPISLACKGIDWNKLQEDLERENRTLAPVYMNRNIPNEAHNKMGEFIPDGISTFAMHPDGGWVIVSKKGRKFARNIPEECNKEIDNYLAQGHEIRCVAFPPEGGNCWVIVTDRNIFARNIPQEAFDTLIDWQKQGEEIRCIAFPFKRSTTNSWVIVADGRVSARNIDDECFQLMRNLLQSPTPNQGPSRPIHHVAFEPGGGWAILAEDYYFARNIDNDAFAQLGTFFNEKRENSLLVFDPDGTGWSVVANEQFTTRLLDDEIEQFEANVGGQSIWNRMAAANVPGVSVAVVVNNQLAWSTGYGHLAADKEDATHPESLFQAASISKVVTAIGIYRLIDDQSISLGANILNNLSVQIPARNCINPSTPLILQNVLQHQSTLMGRGSTFPLSRCANFRSGGGGYAGYDASASVPSLDQIIQGTGPTNSPPITRSMATPGNFRYSGDGYTLLQKLVEDLTSKPFAGWMKQEILTPTGMADSYFRMNLPSDYLTQGQLATGHDSQGNIISGRRRKYPEFAAAGLYTNSEDLAQMMIMLNQNGLAGSKRILTQTSRDNMVLNGIGVFTGNSSLTTQNGFYTHGGVNNGFKAIFVGFPTLGAGVAVMTNGDSQIAGLDTEIAQAVIQAYGW from the coding sequence ATGTCCGTGAAGCTCAAAGCCAAGCATCTCTGGATGGTGCTGCTGCTGTTACCCATTTCCCTCGCCTGCAAAGGCATCGACTGGAACAAACTGCAAGAAGATCTCGAGCGCGAAAATCGCACGCTCGCCCCCGTCTACATGAACCGGAATATTCCAAATGAGGCCCACAACAAAATGGGCGAATTCATCCCTGACGGCATCTCGACCTTTGCCATGCATCCCGATGGGGGCTGGGTGATCGTCTCCAAGAAGGGCCGCAAATTTGCCCGAAATATCCCAGAAGAATGCAACAAGGAGATCGACAACTACCTCGCTCAAGGGCATGAAATTCGTTGTGTGGCTTTTCCTCCCGAGGGCGGAAACTGTTGGGTGATCGTGACCGATCGCAATATTTTCGCGCGCAATATCCCACAGGAGGCATTCGACACCTTGATTGACTGGCAGAAGCAAGGCGAGGAGATCAGATGCATTGCATTTCCATTCAAGCGCAGCACCACCAATAGCTGGGTGATCGTCGCTGACGGCCGTGTTTCCGCCCGAAATATAGATGACGAGTGCTTCCAGCTCATGCGCAACCTGCTCCAATCCCCCACACCCAATCAGGGCCCAAGTCGCCCAATCCATCACGTGGCATTTGAGCCGGGCGGAGGATGGGCCATTTTGGCCGAGGATTATTACTTCGCCCGAAACATCGACAATGACGCATTTGCGCAACTCGGGACCTTCTTCAATGAAAAGCGGGAAAACTCCTTGCTGGTCTTCGATCCAGATGGAACAGGCTGGTCGGTTGTCGCCAATGAACAGTTCACCACACGCCTCCTAGACGATGAAATCGAGCAATTCGAAGCCAATGTAGGCGGTCAAAGCATCTGGAATCGCATGGCCGCAGCCAATGTCCCGGGCGTCAGTGTAGCGGTAGTTGTCAACAATCAGCTCGCTTGGTCTACTGGCTACGGGCATCTGGCCGCTGACAAAGAAGACGCCACGCATCCGGAAAGCCTGTTCCAAGCAGCCTCGATCTCCAAAGTGGTCACCGCAATCGGCATTTACCGCCTCATCGACGACCAATCTATCTCACTAGGCGCCAACATCCTGAACAACCTTTCGGTCCAGATTCCCGCCCGAAACTGCATCAATCCTTCCACACCCCTGATCCTCCAAAATGTCCTCCAGCACCAGAGCACACTCATGGGACGTGGCAGCACCTTTCCTCTAAGCAGATGTGCCAATTTCCGAAGCGGAGGAGGGGGATATGCCGGCTATGATGCCAGCGCGTCGGTACCTTCACTCGACCAAATCATCCAAGGCACTGGTCCGACCAATTCTCCGCCGATCACACGATCCATGGCCACGCCCGGCAATTTTCGATACTCGGGAGATGGCTACACACTCTTGCAGAAGTTGGTGGAAGACCTCACCAGCAAGCCATTCGCAGGATGGATGAAACAAGAGATTCTCACCCCGACCGGAATGGCCGACAGCTATTTTCGGATGAATCTGCCGAGCGATTATCTCACGCAGGGACAATTGGCCACGGGTCACGATTCCCAAGGCAACATCATCTCAGGACGGCGTCGCAAGTATCCGGAATTTGCCGCTGCGGGCCTGTACACCAATTCGGAAGATCTCGCACAGATGATGATCATGCTCAACCAAAATGGTCTCGCGGGCAGCAAGCGCATCCTGACCCAAACGAGCCGCGACAACATGGTTTTGAATGGCATCGGCGTCTTTACTGGAAATTCCAGCCTGACCACCCAGAACGGATTCTACACACACGGCGGGGTCAACAATGGCTTCAAGGCCATATTCGTGGGATTCCCGACCCTCGGCGCGGGCGTAGCCGTCATGACCAATGGAGATTCCCAAATAGCAGGATTGGACACCGAAATCGCGCAGGCAGTCATACAGGCTTATGGTTGGTAG
- the ribD gene encoding bifunctional diaminohydroxyphosphoribosylaminopyrimidine deaminase/5-amino-6-(5-phosphoribosylamino)uracil reductase RibD yields MNPEDHRYLQRCITLARMGTSAVFPNPQVGAVIVHNGQIIGEGYHQRHGEPHAEVFAIRSVVDHSLLPESTMYVSLEPCSHYGKTPPCSELICKHKLKRVVVGCLDPNPKVSGRGIKMMREGGVQVELADDPAPFQQVNRAFITNQVHRRPYITLKWAETQDGFIAQVDDMGQPRQAAITGRESREFVHQLRASHHAILVGTETALVDDPRLDNRHFPGQSPTRILLDRNGRLPKSLKAFTDGNPTILLTERTERHFPTNVQLATPPNWEDWMSTWTYLYQSFSLSSILIEGGAQILQQILRQGAYDQTYQLVAEKGFGAGIAAPTLPTDLAMQPIGQLGPDTCFHGELRPLSQLLHPESPSE; encoded by the coding sequence GTGAATCCCGAAGACCACCGGTACCTTCAGCGCTGTATCACCCTCGCCCGAATGGGCACTTCCGCGGTATTTCCCAATCCTCAAGTCGGAGCCGTCATCGTTCACAATGGCCAGATCATCGGAGAAGGCTATCATCAGCGCCACGGCGAACCCCATGCCGAGGTATTTGCCATCCGATCTGTTGTTGATCATTCTCTATTGCCGGAATCGACAATGTATGTGAGCTTGGAGCCTTGCAGTCACTATGGCAAGACCCCTCCCTGCTCAGAACTCATCTGCAAGCACAAGCTCAAGCGCGTAGTCGTAGGGTGCCTAGATCCCAATCCCAAGGTTTCAGGGCGCGGCATCAAGATGATGCGAGAAGGAGGTGTTCAAGTGGAGCTCGCAGATGACCCCGCTCCCTTCCAGCAGGTCAACCGGGCATTTATCACCAATCAGGTACATCGTCGACCGTATATCACCCTGAAGTGGGCAGAAACCCAAGATGGCTTCATCGCGCAGGTGGACGACATGGGACAGCCGAGACAGGCGGCCATCACCGGCAGAGAATCCCGTGAATTTGTGCATCAGCTGCGTGCCTCTCACCATGCGATCCTTGTCGGCACCGAAACGGCCCTCGTAGATGACCCCAGATTGGACAATCGACATTTTCCGGGTCAGAGTCCCACCCGAATCCTGCTGGACCGAAATGGACGCCTTCCCAAAAGCCTGAAGGCATTCACAGATGGCAATCCCACCATCTTGCTCACCGAAAGGACCGAGCGCCATTTCCCAACAAATGTGCAGCTAGCGACTCCCCCAAACTGGGAAGACTGGATGAGTACCTGGACATATCTGTACCAATCGTTCAGCCTCAGTTCGATTCTGATTGAGGGAGGCGCACAGATCCTCCAGCAGATTCTTAGGCAAGGGGCGTATGACCAAACCTATCAATTGGTCGCAGAAAAAGGCTTTGGAGCGGGAATTGCCGCCCCTACCCTACCGACTGATCTGGCCATGCAGCCTATCGGCCAATTGGGGCCTGACACCTGTTTTCATGGAGAGCTTCGTCCATTGAGCCAATTGCTTCATCCAGAAAGCCCGTCGGAATAA
- the ftsZ gene encoding cell division protein FtsZ — protein sequence MQFEFPNNQNSIIKVIGVGGGGGNAVNNMFEKGIDGVDFVVCNTDMQALKISPVPTKIRLGASQTEGLGAGANPEVGKQSAQESLEDVSSVLQANTKMVFITAGMGGGTGTGAAPVIAKMCKELGILTVGIVTTPFLFEGPRRSQQARSGIEELEGVVDTMIVIDNNNLQKILGPKVKMKRAFEEADQVLGNAARGIAEIITSEGYINVDFADVCTIMKDGGKALMGTSVAAGEDRAISAVEAAVNSPLLDNIDIEGARAIVLNITASEDSLGMDETTEIVEYVQRNAGNQANIIYGIVYDESMGDDLRVTVIATRFEDVQAKEALQEPISEIKEVEAPQVQEKPEAPAKPPVRYQSLDLTDSQSPREAYLRRLDRKEREERIQKLNSKVYDIHDPESLQGLETTPAYLRKRRNIEDKPASMSRLSRLSIDEDEDEKYKLRDNNSFLHDNVD from the coding sequence ATGCAGTTTGAATTTCCGAATAATCAAAACTCGATCATAAAGGTCATCGGTGTTGGCGGAGGTGGTGGAAACGCCGTCAACAACATGTTCGAAAAAGGAATCGACGGAGTGGATTTCGTGGTTTGCAACACCGATATGCAAGCCCTCAAAATCAGCCCGGTTCCTACCAAAATCCGCCTTGGCGCTAGCCAAACTGAAGGCCTCGGAGCGGGTGCCAACCCTGAAGTGGGTAAGCAATCCGCTCAGGAAAGCCTAGAAGATGTCTCTTCTGTGCTGCAAGCCAATACCAAAATGGTCTTTATCACGGCCGGCATGGGAGGCGGAACGGGTACAGGGGCAGCGCCTGTCATCGCCAAGATGTGCAAGGAACTAGGCATCCTGACCGTCGGCATCGTGACCACCCCTTTCCTCTTCGAAGGGCCGCGCCGCTCTCAGCAGGCACGATCCGGAATTGAAGAACTTGAAGGCGTTGTGGATACGATGATCGTAATCGACAACAACAATCTCCAGAAGATCCTTGGACCCAAGGTGAAAATGAAGCGTGCTTTCGAGGAAGCTGACCAAGTACTGGGCAATGCCGCTCGTGGTATCGCTGAGATCATCACTTCTGAAGGCTATATCAACGTCGACTTTGCGGATGTCTGCACCATCATGAAAGATGGAGGAAAGGCACTCATGGGGACTTCGGTGGCTGCTGGAGAAGATCGCGCGATCTCCGCCGTTGAAGCTGCCGTCAATTCTCCGTTGCTCGACAATATCGACATCGAAGGAGCTCGTGCGATTGTGCTCAATATCACCGCTTCCGAGGATTCCTTGGGAATGGATGAAACCACCGAAATCGTCGAATACGTGCAGCGCAACGCTGGAAACCAAGCCAACATCATCTATGGTATCGTCTATGATGAGTCCATGGGAGATGATTTGCGTGTGACCGTCATTGCCACGCGATTTGAAGATGTCCAAGCCAAGGAAGCGCTTCAAGAACCTATTTCCGAAATCAAGGAGGTCGAAGCTCCTCAGGTTCAGGAAAAACCTGAAGCGCCAGCAAAGCCACCTGTGCGCTACCAATCTTTGGACCTGACCGATAGCCAATCTCCACGGGAGGCATATCTCCGCCGATTGGATCGCAAAGAGCGCGAAGAGCGTATCCAAAAGCTCAACTCCAAGGTCTATGATATCCATGACCCCGAGAGCTTGCAGGGATTGGAGACAACTCCTGCCTATTTGAGAAAGCGACGCAATATCGAGGACAAGCCTGCCAGCATGTCCCGCCTATCTCGCCTGTCCATCGACGAAGATGAGGATGAGAAGTACAAATTGCGCGACAACAACTCTTTCCTGCATGACAATGTAGATTGA